From bacterium:
CCCAGGCCAGCGACCTGCATCTGACGGCCGGGCGGAAGCCGACGATCCGGGTGTGGGGGAAGCTGCAGCCCCTCGAACACCGGGAGGTGCTGACGCCGGAGGACACCTCCCAGCTGGCGTACAGCATGCTCAACGCGTTCCAGAAGCAGAAATTCGAGAAAACCTGGGAGCTCGATCTCTCCTACGGCGTCCAGGGGTTGGGGCGGTTCCGCGTCAACCTGTACCGGCAGCGGGGCGCCACCGGTATCGCCATGCGGTCGATCCCATCCTCGATTCCGGCGATCGATGATCTGAACCTCCCGCCGATCCTGAAGGACCTGGCGCGCAAGGCGCGGGGGTTGATCCTCGTCACCGGGCCGACCGGGCACGGGAAGAGCACCGCGCTCGCCGCGATGATCGACGCGATCAACACCGAGCGGGCCGCCCACATCGTGACGGTGGAGGACCCGATCGAGTACATCCACGAGCACAAGAAGAGCATCGTCAACCAGCGCGAGCTGGGGTTCGACACCCAGAGCTTCCCCAACGCGCTCCGTGGGGTGCTGCGCGAGGACCCGAACGTCGTGATGGTCGGCGAGATGCGGGACTTGGAGACCATCGGTGCCGCGTTGACCATCGCCGAGACCGGCCACCTCGTGTTCGCGACGCTGCACACGGCGAACGCCGCGCAGAGCATCGACCGAATCGTCGACGTGTTCCCCCCCTACCAGCAGCA
This genomic window contains:
- a CDS encoding type IV pilus twitching motility protein PilT is translated as MHINELLKETTDAQASDLHLTAGRKPTIRVWGKLQPLEHREVLTPEDTSQLAYSMLNAFQKQKFEKTWELDLSYGVQGLGRFRVNLYRQRGATGIAMRSIPSSIPAIDDLNLPPILKDLARKARGLILVTGPTGHGKSTALAAMIDAINTERAAHIVTVEDPIEYIHEHKKSIVNQRELGFDTQSFPNALRGVLREDPNVVMVGEMRDLETIGAALTIAETGHLVFATLHTANAAQSIDRIVDVFPPYQQQQIRIQLASVIEAVLSQQLLTNARYLAKGAARMDGQRRVAAATTTLQRTWPALEEIGRVPAMEIMIATPAIRNLIREAKTHQIESALQTGAQYGMQTMDMALADLYRRRLVSAEDAIARAIHPDELRKLIA